The uncultured Cohaesibacter sp. genomic sequence TCATTATCGCGGCGGTCTGGGGCATGTGGTCATCCTGTCTGCAACCATCTTCGGTGCGTTGACCGGCTCGTCGGTGGCGGCCACGTCTGCCATTGGCAATATGATGATACCAGAGATGGAGCGCTTCAAATATGACAGAACCTATGCCGCAGCCATTACGGCAGCAGCGACGGTTCTAGGAACGATTATTCCGCCAAGCGGCATCATGCTCATCTATGCCTTTGTTATGAATATCTCGGTGGCGGCGATGTTCATTGCAGGTATCGTGCCCGGCCTGTTGCTATGCGGCGCGCTGATGCTGGTCAATCGCTGGCAGATCCAGAAATATCCTCAGGTTCAACAATTCGAGAAGGCCTTGCCTGCCGAGCGCAACGCAGCATTCAAGGCTGCAATTCTGCCGCTGTTGACGCCGGTTATCATTCTTGGCGGCATCTATGGTGGCGTCTTTACGCCCACAGAAGCAGCGGCGGTGGCGGTCTTTTATGCCTTCGTTCTGTCGGTTTTCATCATGCGCATTTTGAAGCTCAGGGACGTGTTTCCCATGTTCGTGCGCATTGCGGTGAATGCCGGAGCCATTCTCATTATCGTGGCTGCGGCAAGCGGCTTTGCGTCGGTGGTGTCCCTTTCGGGGATTGCAGATACAATTTCGCGCTTTTTCTATTCGGTCACGGACAATCCCTATTTGCTGTTTTTCATCATGAACATCTTCCTATTCTTTGTGGGGATGTTTCTGGATGCTGGCCCGGCCATTCTTATTTTTGCGCCCATTTTGGCGCCTATCATGACCCATGTGGGCATTGATCCGGTCCATTTTGGTGTCGTCATGGTGGTCAATCTGTCTATCGGTCTGGCAACGCCGCCGATGGGGTTGGTGCTGTTTGTCGCTTCGGCGGTTTCTGGCGTGCCGCTGCAAAAAATATCTCGTGTTATCATTCCGTTTTTGGCCATCGAGGCTTTGGTCATTTTTGTCATTTCATTTTTCCCAACGCTTGTCATAGGGCTTCCGAAATTGTTGGGCATGATGTGAAAGGTGAATTTCAAGGGGGCAATCGGCTTGTGGTTGAAACAAGCTGATTGGTGTAGTTGTCACAGGAGGATTTTATGAAATTGAAGACTTTGGGTTTGTCAGTGCTTTCGGCCTTGGTGATGTCTGCAGGTGTTCACGCAGCAGACTATGAGTTGACCGTGCCGCATGTGACGAACATTGAAAGTTACAATCACCAGTCTTTGCTGGTGTTCAAGAATTTCGTCGAGAACCATTCCAACGGTGCGATC encodes the following:
- a CDS encoding TRAP transporter large permease, producing MVSPIFALYFLLLLLIGLPVLFALGLSPVIALLQADKLLFLNMLYQRLYAGMDNFLLLALPFFMLAGEFMVNGGITTRIISFSQTMVRHYRGGLGHVVILSATIFGALTGSSVAATSAIGNMMIPEMERFKYDRTYAAAITAAATVLGTIIPPSGIMLIYAFVMNISVAAMFIAGIVPGLLLCGALMLVNRWQIQKYPQVQQFEKALPAERNAAFKAAILPLLTPVIILGGIYGGVFTPTEAAAVAVFYAFVLSVFIMRILKLRDVFPMFVRIAVNAGAILIIVAAASGFASVVSLSGIADTISRFFYSVTDNPYLLFFIMNIFLFFVGMFLDAGPAILIFAPILAPIMTHVGIDPVHFGVVMVVNLSIGLATPPMGLVLFVASAVSGVPLQKISRVIIPFLAIEALVIFVISFFPTLVIGLPKLLGMM